A window from Gottschalkiaceae bacterium SANA encodes these proteins:
- the rpsQ gene encoding 30S ribosomal protein S17: MTRGLRKTRMGRVVSNKMDKTIVVAVETQVAHPLYKKRIRRTAKFKAHDANNECRIGDVVRVMETRPLSKDKRWRLVEIVTKAK; this comes from the coding sequence GTGACAAGAGGACTAAGAAAAACGAGAATGGGTCGTGTTGTTTCTAATAAAATGGATAAGACGATCGTTGTCGCTGTAGAAACTCAAGTGGCACATCCTTTGTATAAAAAGCGTATCAGACGTACAGCTAAGTTTAAAGCGCATGATGCGAATAATGAATGCAGAATCGGTGATGTGGTTAGAGTAATGGAAACGCGTCCATTAAGTAAAGACAAGCGCTGGAGACTCGTAGAGATTGTAACCAAAGCGAAATAA
- the rpsS gene encoding 30S ribosomal protein S19, producing MGRSLKKGPFCDDHLMKKVVVLNDASKKEVIKTWSRRSTIFPEFIGHTIAVYDGRKHVPVYVTEDMVGHKLGEFAPTRTYRGHEKKDKKSVVKR from the coding sequence ATGGGTAGATCATTGAAAAAAGGTCCTTTCTGCGACGACCATTTGATGAAAAAAGTTGTGGTATTAAATGATGCCAGCAAGAAGGAAGTCATCAAAACCTGGTCTCGTCGTTCGACGATTTTTCCTGAGTTTATTGGACATACAATTGCGGTTTATGATGGTCGCAAACATGTTCCAGTATACGTAACGGAAGATATGGTGGGTCACAAGTTGGGCGAATTCGCACCGACTCGTACCTATAGAGGCCATGAAAAGAAAGATAAAAAATCTGTAGTGAAGCGATAG
- the rplX gene encoding 50S ribosomal protein L24: MHVKQNDTVVVISGKDKGKVGKVLAVFPKEQRIIVEGVNMVTKHMKATPQMQQGGLLHQEGKIHASNVLLYNKQLKKGVRTQVKRLDDNKKVRVCAKTGEVLD, encoded by the coding sequence ATGCACGTGAAGCAAAATGATACGGTAGTAGTGATCTCCGGAAAAGATAAAGGAAAAGTCGGCAAAGTGTTGGCTGTATTTCCGAAAGAACAACGCATTATCGTGGAAGGCGTAAACATGGTCACAAAACACATGAAAGCTACGCCGCAGATGCAGCAGGGAGGACTCCTTCATCAAGAAGGTAAAATCCATGCTTCAAATGTATTGCTATACAACAAGCAATTGAAAAAGGGTGTTCGCACTCAAGTAAAACGCTTGGATGACAATAAGAAAGTAAGAGTATGCGCAAAGACAGGCGAAGTTCTGGACTAA
- the rplN gene encoding 50S ribosomal protein L14, with the protein MIQQESRLRVADNSGAKEVLCIKVLGGSRRRYASIGDVIVCAVKTATPGGVVKKGQVVRAVVVRTKKTVKRADGSYIKFDDNAAVILKEDLTPRGTRIFGPVARELRGAGFMKIVSLAPEVL; encoded by the coding sequence ATGATCCAACAAGAATCGCGTTTGAGAGTAGCGGATAATTCCGGTGCTAAAGAAGTACTTTGTATTAAAGTACTCGGCGGATCTCGAAGAAGATATGCGTCTATTGGCGACGTTATTGTTTGTGCCGTTAAAACCGCAACGCCCGGTGGTGTTGTTAAGAAGGGCCAAGTAGTTCGTGCTGTAGTTGTACGAACGAAAAAAACAGTAAAACGTGCTGATGGAAGCTATATCAAATTCGATGATAATGCCGCTGTAATCCTAAAAGAAGACTTGACGCCAAGAGGAACTCGTATTTTCGGACCTGTTGCACGTGAATTACGTGGTGCAGGATTTATGAAAATTGTTTCTTTGGCTCCAGAAGTACTGTAA
- the rpsH gene encoding 30S ribosomal protein S8, producing MVMTDPIADMLTRIRNANNARHESCEVPGAKIKVAIAQLLVEEGYIKGYDVIEDDKQGIIRIQLKYTADTSRVITGIKRISKPGLRVYARNNELPRVLGGLGIAMISTSKGIMSDRQARKEHVGGEVVCYVW from the coding sequence ATGGTAATGACTGATCCTATCGCGGATATGCTAACGCGAATTCGAAACGCGAACAATGCACGACATGAGTCTTGTGAGGTTCCTGGAGCGAAAATCAAAGTGGCAATCGCGCAACTTCTAGTAGAAGAAGGATATATCAAAGGTTACGATGTCATTGAAGACGACAAGCAAGGGATCATCCGAATCCAATTGAAATATACCGCTGATACTTCTCGTGTTATTACGGGAATTAAGCGAATTTCGAAACCAGGATTGAGAGTATACGCACGGAATAACGAGCTTCCTCGTGTTCTGGGTGGACTCGGAATTGCAATGATTTCGACTTCAAAAGGAATCATGTCGGATCGACAAGCAAGAAAAGAACACGTTGGCGGAGAGGTAGTCTGCTACGTTTGGTAG
- the rplE gene encoding 50S ribosomal protein L5 has translation MESRLKEKYVNEVVPALVEKFQYKNMMEVPKLEKIILNIGLGEAKDNPKALDNAVEELRIITGQNPVVTVAKKSVANFKLREGMKIGTKVTLRGQKMYDFYDKLVSLALPRVRDFRGVSAKSFDGRGNYAMGIKEQLIFPEIEYDKVDAIRGMDVVVVTTAKTDEEARALLALMGMPFIK, from the coding sequence GTGGAATCACGATTAAAAGAAAAATACGTGAACGAAGTCGTTCCGGCTTTGGTGGAGAAATTCCAATATAAAAATATGATGGAAGTTCCTAAACTAGAGAAAATTATTTTAAACATCGGTCTTGGCGAAGCGAAGGATAATCCAAAAGCCCTCGACAATGCTGTCGAAGAGCTTAGAATTATTACGGGTCAGAACCCAGTCGTAACGGTAGCGAAGAAATCAGTCGCTAACTTCAAGCTTAGAGAAGGCATGAAGATCGGTACGAAAGTAACTTTGCGAGGACAAAAGATGTACGATTTTTACGACAAGTTGGTTAGTCTTGCACTACCACGCGTTCGTGACTTCCGAGGAGTTTCTGCCAAGTCGTTTGACGGCCGCGGAAATTACGCGATGGGAATCAAAGAACAATTGATTTTCCCAGAGATCGAGTATGACAAGGTTGACGCGATCCGAGGAATGGACGTAGTAGTCGTAACAACAGCAAAAACAGATGAAGAAGCAAGAGCACTTCTTGCCCTTATGGGAATGCCGTTTATCAAATAA
- the secY gene encoding preprotein translocase subunit SecY, with translation MLQTLKNAWKIPDLRKRMIFTFMMLVIYRIGAAIPVPGMNTEAIQALFASQENGILGFFDVMAGGAFSQFTIFALSIYPYVTASIIVQLLTIALPSWELLAREGEAGRKKMAQRTRIGTVIFALVQAFGISIGLFNRALIDDTFMTKFTVIIVLTAGTAFLMWLGEQITTNGIGNGISLIIFTGIISRMPGDYINTFKLFSAGTVSLIELILFFAVSITVIAGVVAIQEGSRKIPVQYSKRVVGRKLYGGQSTHIPLKVLMAGVIPVIFSTSVLAFLPTIGMFFPNSGYANFVNRWLAPTPGEPGIIIYTILNFGLIVFFTYFYTAIQFNPVDYADNLKKYGGFIPGRRPGKPTAEYLSSVVNRITLLGAIALGLIAVLPTAISTFTNLNIAFGGTSLIIIIGVALETFKQIEAQMLQRHYKGFLK, from the coding sequence ATGCTGCAAACTTTGAAAAACGCATGGAAAATTCCCGATCTGAGAAAACGCATGATCTTTACATTCATGATGCTGGTGATTTACCGAATCGGTGCAGCAATTCCAGTACCAGGAATGAACACAGAAGCCATTCAAGCTTTATTTGCTAGTCAAGAAAACGGCATTTTGGGATTCTTTGATGTTATGGCAGGCGGTGCGTTTTCACAGTTTACAATTTTTGCATTGAGCATCTATCCCTATGTTACTGCTAGCATCATCGTGCAATTACTGACGATCGCTTTGCCTAGTTGGGAGCTTTTAGCTCGCGAAGGGGAAGCCGGACGTAAGAAAATGGCTCAGAGAACGCGTATTGGTACTGTAATTTTCGCGTTGGTTCAAGCCTTTGGTATTTCTATCGGTTTATTTAATCGCGCGTTGATCGATGATACGTTTATGACAAAATTTACGGTTATTATCGTTTTGACAGCAGGTACAGCATTCTTGATGTGGTTGGGTGAGCAAATCACGACAAACGGCATCGGGAACGGTATTTCCTTGATTATCTTCACAGGAATTATCAGTCGCATGCCTGGCGATTACATCAATACATTCAAGCTTTTCTCGGCTGGTACGGTTAGCTTGATTGAATTGATTCTCTTCTTTGCCGTATCGATCACTGTTATTGCAGGGGTTGTTGCGATTCAAGAAGGATCAAGAAAGATTCCAGTTCAGTATTCAAAACGAGTGGTTGGCCGCAAGCTCTATGGTGGACAAAGCACGCACATTCCTTTGAAGGTTTTGATGGCAGGCGTTATTCCAGTCATCTTCTCGACATCCGTATTGGCATTCTTGCCAACGATCGGCATGTTCTTCCCGAATAGTGGATATGCAAACTTTGTAAATCGTTGGTTGGCACCGACACCGGGTGAACCAGGAATCATTATTTACACCATTCTCAACTTTGGATTGATTGTATTCTTCACGTATTTCTATACGGCGATTCAGTTTAATCCGGTTGATTATGCAGACAATTTAAAGAAATACGGTGGCTTCATTCCGGGACGACGTCCAGGAAAACCAACGGCTGAATATCTTTCAAGCGTTGTGAATCGAATTACCTTGTTGGGTGCGATTGCCTTAGGCTTGATCGCAGTACTTCCAACAGCAATTTCGACATTTACAAACTTGAATATCGCTTTTGGTGGAACCTCGTTAATCATCATTATTGGTGTTGCATTAGAAACCTTCAAACAGATTGAAGCGCAGATGTTGCAGCGTCACTATAAGGGCTTTTTGAAGTAA
- the rpsE gene encoding 30S ribosomal protein S5, with translation MRRAKIDPNKLDLKEKMVNINRVTKVVKGGRNFRFSALVVVGDENGYVGVGMAKAIEIPDAIRKAVEDAKKHLVLVPLVDGTIPHAIIGDFGAGKVLLKPAPEGTGVIAGGPVRAVLELAGIKNIRTKSLGSNNPRNMTSACMVALASLKRPEDVAKMRGKTVEEILG, from the coding sequence ATGCGACGTGCGAAAATTGATCCAAACAAATTGGATTTAAAAGAAAAAATGGTTAACATCAACCGCGTCACAAAAGTTGTTAAGGGTGGACGTAACTTCCGCTTCTCAGCACTTGTCGTGGTTGGCGACGAAAATGGATACGTCGGAGTTGGAATGGCTAAAGCCATTGAAATTCCAGACGCAATCCGTAAAGCTGTCGAAGACGCGAAAAAGCATCTTGTCCTTGTACCGTTGGTAGATGGTACGATTCCTCATGCAATTATTGGGGATTTCGGCGCGGGTAAAGTATTGCTTAAACCTGCACCAGAAGGAACAGGTGTTATTGCCGGCGGTCCAGTACGTGCCGTATTGGAGCTTGCAGGCATTAAAAACATTCGAACAAAATCTCTAGGTTCAAACAATCCTCGTAATATGACGAGCGCATGCATGGTGGCACTAGCCAGCTTGAAGCGTCCGGAAGATGTTGCGAAGATGCGTGGAAAAACTGTAGAGGAAATCTTAGGTTAG
- a CDS encoding type Z 30S ribosomal protein S14 — MAKKAMKLKQQKKAKFSTQAYTRCKVCGRPHAVLRKYGVCRICFREMAYRGEIPGVRKASW; from the coding sequence ATGGCTAAAAAAGCAATGAAACTCAAGCAACAAAAAAAAGCAAAGTTTAGCACACAAGCCTATACCCGCTGTAAAGTTTGTGGACGTCCTCATGCAGTTCTTCGCAAGTACGGTGTATGCCGAATTTGCTTTAGAGAGATGGCGTACCGCGGTGAAATTCCTGGGGTAAGAAAGGCAAGTTGGTAA
- the rpmC gene encoding 50S ribosomal protein L29, whose amino-acid sequence MLKAKDLREMTAQELAEKLNEYKAELFQLRFQLATGQLDNAMRIKSVKRDIARVQTVAREKELNA is encoded by the coding sequence ATGCTTAAAGCAAAAGATTTAAGAGAAATGACGGCACAAGAGCTTGCCGAGAAGTTAAATGAGTACAAAGCTGAGCTGTTCCAGCTTCGTTTTCAGCTAGCTACGGGTCAATTGGACAATGCAATGCGAATTAAATCGGTTAAACGAGATATCGCGCGAGTTCAGACTGTAGCACGTGAAAAAGAGCTGAACGCGTAG
- the rplF gene encoding 50S ribosomal protein L6, with the protein MSRVGLKPIELPAGVEITIDEKNVVTVKGPKGQLVEAMDVDMVISIEGNIITISRPTDNKRHRSLHGLTRALVANMIEGVSKGFEKRLEIVGVGYRAAKQGKNLNLSLGFSHPVVMEDPEGLETVVEGQNKIIVKGINKQQVGNYAAVIRDWRKPEPYKGKGIRYEGEYVRRKEGKTGK; encoded by the coding sequence ATGTCTAGAGTTGGTTTAAAACCGATTGAACTCCCAGCGGGCGTAGAGATTACTATTGATGAGAAAAATGTCGTAACAGTAAAGGGTCCAAAAGGCCAATTGGTTGAAGCGATGGATGTGGATATGGTAATTTCAATTGAAGGAAATATCATCACAATTTCACGTCCAACGGATAACAAGCGACATCGTTCTCTTCATGGTTTGACACGCGCTTTGGTCGCCAATATGATCGAAGGAGTTTCTAAAGGCTTTGAAAAGCGTTTGGAAATCGTCGGCGTTGGATACCGTGCAGCAAAGCAGGGAAAGAATCTTAACTTGAGCCTTGGTTTTTCTCATCCAGTAGTGATGGAAGATCCCGAGGGACTAGAGACAGTAGTCGAAGGTCAAAATAAAATAATCGTTAAAGGCATCAACAAACAACAGGTCGGTAACTATGCGGCAGTTATTCGTGATTGGAGAAAACCAGAGCCTTATAAAGGCAAAGGAATTCGATATGAAGGCGAATATGTACGTCGTAAAGAAGGTAAAACTGGTAAGTAG
- the rpsC gene encoding 30S ribosomal protein S3, which translates to MGQKVSPHGLRVGIIKDWDSKWYADKKHFSDYLIEDLKIRKYVKKQMFTAGISRILIERSANRVKLTINTAKPGMVIGKGGTGVEALRKELEKMTQKRIVVNVEEVKRPDQDAQLVAESIAQSLERRVSFRRAMKQAITKAQRAGAKGVKTQVAGRLGGADMARTEGYSEGTIPLQTLRADIDYGFAEADTTYGKIGVKVWIYKGEILPGKKVRPEIKRKAVK; encoded by the coding sequence ATGGGTCAAAAAGTAAGTCCACATGGTCTCCGAGTCGGGATCATCAAGGATTGGGATTCTAAATGGTATGCTGACAAAAAGCATTTCTCCGATTACCTGATTGAGGATTTAAAAATTCGTAAATATGTGAAAAAACAGATGTTTACTGCAGGAATTTCTAGAATCCTGATCGAACGTTCCGCGAACCGCGTCAAGTTGACAATCAACACGGCTAAGCCGGGTATGGTAATCGGCAAGGGCGGTACAGGTGTTGAGGCATTGCGGAAAGAATTGGAAAAGATGACGCAAAAGCGCATCGTAGTAAATGTTGAAGAAGTTAAGCGACCTGATCAAGACGCACAATTGGTTGCAGAAAGTATTGCACAATCATTGGAAAGACGAGTTTCATTCCGACGTGCGATGAAGCAAGCCATTACAAAAGCACAAAGAGCAGGAGCGAAAGGCGTTAAGACACAAGTTGCCGGACGTTTGGGCGGTGCTGATATGGCAAGAACCGAAGGGTATAGTGAAGGAACGATTCCTCTACAAACCCTACGTGCGGATATCGATTATGGGTTCGCTGAAGCGGATACGACTTACGGAAAAATTGGTGTGAAAGTATGGATCTACAAGGGAGAAATTCTTCCAGGCAAGAAAGTTCGTCCAGAAATCAAGCGAAAAGCCGTAAAATAG
- the rplV gene encoding 50S ribosomal protein L22 codes for MEARAIAKYIRISPRKVQEVADLVRGKNVNEALAILEFTNKRGAGILKKVVGSAVANAENNNDMDRENLYIAEVFANQGPTLKRFQPRAQGRAFTIRKRTSHIGVVVKEK; via the coding sequence GTGGAAGCAAGAGCAATTGCGAAATATATCCGCATTTCTCCTCGCAAGGTTCAAGAAGTAGCAGATCTAGTTCGCGGTAAGAACGTGAACGAAGCATTGGCAATTCTGGAATTTACAAACAAGCGAGGGGCCGGCATCCTTAAAAAAGTCGTAGGCTCAGCTGTAGCAAATGCTGAGAACAACAATGATATGGACCGAGAAAACCTGTATATCGCAGAAGTATTTGCGAATCAGGGACCGACATTAAAGCGATTTCAGCCGAGAGCACAAGGTCGTGCATTCACGATTCGAAAGCGCACGAGCCATATTGGCGTTGTCGTGAAGGAAAAGTAA
- the rplP gene encoding 50S ribosomal protein L16, producing the protein MLMPKRVKHRKVHRGRMKGKATRGNKVTYGEFGLITTEPAWIKSNQIEAARRAMTRHVKRGGQIWIKIFPDKPVTKKPAETRMGKGKGSPEYWVAVVKPGRVMFEMAGVPEELAREAMRLAANKLPVKCKFVVKEEDGEANA; encoded by the coding sequence ATGTTGATGCCTAAAAGGGTAAAACATCGTAAAGTTCATCGCGGTAGAATGAAAGGCAAAGCTACTCGCGGCAATAAAGTAACATACGGAGAGTTTGGCCTTATTACTACGGAACCGGCTTGGATTAAGTCTAATCAAATTGAGGCTGCTCGTCGAGCAATGACTCGTCACGTTAAACGTGGCGGACAAATTTGGATTAAAATTTTCCCGGATAAACCGGTTACTAAAAAACCAGCGGAGACTCGTATGGGTAAAGGTAAGGGTTCTCCAGAGTACTGGGTAGCAGTAGTTAAGCCAGGTCGAGTAATGTTCGAAATGGCAGGAGTACCAGAAGAACTTGCACGTGAAGCAATGCGATTAGCTGCCAACAAACTTCCAGTTAAATGTAAGTTTGTAGTTAAAGAAGAGGATGGTGAAGCTAATGCTTAA
- the rpmD gene encoding 50S ribosomal protein L30, translated as MATIKVKLVKSTIGRVEKQRKTVQALGLRKIGQVVEKQDTPQIRGMINIVNHLVEIVE; from the coding sequence TTGGCTACGATCAAAGTCAAATTGGTAAAGTCAACGATCGGTAGAGTCGAAAAGCAGCGCAAGACGGTTCAAGCTTTAGGACTACGTAAGATCGGTCAGGTAGTAGAAAAACAAGACACACCTCAAATTAGAGGCATGATTAATATTGTCAACCACTTGGTTGAAATCGTCGAGTAA
- a CDS encoding adenylate kinase, producing MRLILVGPPGAGKGTQATNIIEKYGIPHISTGNILRDHIRRKTPLGEIADGYISKGQLVPDDLVFELVEERLQSEDCKNGFLLDGFPRTVVQAEALDQYLREHDCEINSLVNIVVPDDVLIHRISDRRTCLDCNASFHLVYKKPKKFDICDLCGGKLIQRSDDNEKAVSKRLEVFHHNTAAVIDYYRKYGMVLDIDGTQTINKVTTSIEAALNQAVE from the coding sequence GTGAGGCTTATTTTGGTAGGACCGCCGGGCGCTGGTAAGGGGACGCAGGCGACGAATATCATTGAGAAGTACGGAATTCCGCATATTTCAACAGGAAATATTTTACGCGATCACATTCGAAGGAAAACACCGCTTGGGGAGATAGCCGATGGCTATATTTCCAAGGGACAGTTGGTTCCAGATGATCTGGTTTTTGAGCTCGTTGAAGAACGGCTACAATCAGAAGATTGCAAGAATGGTTTTTTATTGGATGGATTTCCGCGAACGGTAGTTCAAGCAGAGGCATTGGATCAATATTTGCGAGAACATGATTGTGAAATCAACTCTCTGGTAAATATTGTAGTTCCTGATGATGTGTTGATTCACAGAATCTCAGACAGACGGACCTGCCTTGATTGCAACGCGAGCTTTCATTTGGTTTATAAGAAGCCGAAAAAATTTGATATCTGCGATTTATGCGGAGGCAAGTTGATTCAGCGATCTGATGACAATGAGAAAGCCGTAAGCAAAAGACTTGAAGTGTTTCATCATAACACAGCTGCTGTGATCGATTATTATCGAAAGTATGGAATGGTACTGGACATTGATGGAACACAAACCATCAATAAGGTTACAACTTCAATTGAGGCTGCTCTTAATCAAGCAGTTGAGTAG
- the rplB gene encoding 50S ribosomal protein L2, with the protein MGIRKYKPTTNGVRHMTVSTFEEITKTTPEKSLLAKKNKYAGRNSEGKITVRHRGGGNRKKYRIIDFKRNKDNIPGKVAAIEYDPNRSANIALIHYVDGEKRYILAPAGLTVDMMIVSGPESDIKVGNALPLANIPVGSIIHNIEMKPGKGGQMVRSAGNSAQLMAKEGAYAQVRLPSGEVRMVRIECRATLGVVGNSEHELINIGKAGKTRHLGIRPTVRGSVMNPNDHPHGGGEGRAPIGRPAPSTPWGKPALGYKTRKKNKASDKYIVKRRSK; encoded by the coding sequence ATGGGTATTCGTAAGTATAAACCCACCACAAATGGTGTAAGACACATGACTGTGTCCACATTTGAGGAAATCACCAAAACAACTCCTGAGAAATCTTTGTTGGCGAAGAAGAACAAATACGCTGGTAGAAACTCAGAAGGAAAGATTACTGTTCGTCATCGTGGCGGCGGCAATCGAAAAAAATACAGGATTATCGATTTTAAGCGAAACAAAGACAATATCCCTGGAAAAGTTGCAGCGATCGAGTATGATCCTAACCGTTCAGCAAATATTGCTTTGATTCATTATGTTGATGGAGAAAAGCGTTACATCTTGGCTCCAGCAGGCTTAACTGTTGATATGATGATCGTATCAGGTCCAGAGTCTGACATTAAAGTTGGAAATGCATTGCCATTGGCAAACATTCCAGTCGGTTCTATTATCCACAATATCGAAATGAAGCCTGGCAAAGGCGGACAAATGGTTCGTTCTGCAGGTAACTCAGCGCAATTGATGGCGAAAGAGGGTGCTTACGCTCAAGTTCGACTTCCAAGCGGCGAGGTTCGTATGGTGAGAATAGAATGTCGAGCAACTTTAGGTGTTGTTGGTAATTCTGAACATGAATTGATCAACATAGGCAAGGCCGGCAAGACACGTCATTTGGGTATTCGCCCGACTGTTCGTGGTTCTGTTATGAACCCGAATGACCATCCACATGGTGGTGGTGAAGGTCGTGCGCCAATCGGACGTCCAGCACCAAGTACACCTTGGGGCAAGCCAGCTTTGGGTTATAAAACACGTAAGAAAAACAAAGCTTCTGATAAATATATCGTGAAGAGACGTTCCAAGTAG
- the map gene encoding type I methionyl aminopeptidase produces MIQIKSQREIESMRKANTLTALTHEYLAGLIQPGIMTKELDEAAEEFIRSRGGLPAFKGYGGFPGTVCISVNDEVVHGIPGTRKLIEGDIVSLDTGAIIEGYYGDAARTHGVGVIDEQAKLLIAATKQSFFEGIKFARVGNRLSDISHAIQAYVETRGFSVVRDYVGHGIGRELHEDPQIPNYGPAGRGPRLQKGMVLAIEPMINEGRFTVRVLPNEWTVVTMDGKRSAHYENTIAITDGEPDILSMR; encoded by the coding sequence ATGATACAAATTAAAAGCCAGAGAGAAATTGAATCTATGCGGAAGGCTAATACCCTCACCGCATTGACGCATGAGTATTTGGCGGGGTTGATTCAACCAGGTATCATGACGAAGGAACTCGATGAAGCGGCGGAAGAATTTATTCGAAGCCGCGGGGGACTCCCAGCCTTTAAAGGTTATGGAGGATTCCCAGGAACGGTTTGTATCTCTGTTAACGATGAAGTGGTTCATGGAATTCCAGGAACACGAAAGTTGATAGAAGGTGACATTGTCAGTCTTGATACAGGCGCGATCATCGAGGGCTATTACGGGGATGCGGCTCGCACGCATGGCGTAGGAGTTATTGACGAGCAAGCGAAACTGCTAATTGCTGCAACTAAACAGTCCTTCTTTGAAGGAATTAAGTTTGCACGCGTTGGCAATCGCCTATCGGATATTTCTCATGCGATTCAAGCGTATGTGGAAACCAGGGGCTTTTCAGTTGTTCGAGACTATGTTGGACATGGGATTGGACGAGAATTGCACGAGGATCCACAGATTCCAAATTATGGACCAGCGGGTCGAGGTCCACGGTTGCAAAAAGGCATGGTATTAGCGATTGAACCGATGATTAATGAAGGACGATTTACTGTCCGCGTCCTGCCGAACGAATGGACGGTCGTGACGATGGATGGAAAACGATCTGCACATTATGAGAATACAATCGCCATTACGGATGGGGAACCTGACATATTGTCCATGCGATAG
- the rplO gene encoding 50S ribosomal protein L15 has product MKLHSLKPNAGTTKNRKRLGRGAATGQGKTAGRGQDGQKSRSGGSVRVGFEGGQMPLARRLPKRGFSNARFMKHIESVNVKMLNQFEDGTEVTPALLIESGLINKIGDGVKVLGHGELEKKLTVKANQFSKTAVEKIEAAGGKAEVI; this is encoded by the coding sequence ATGAAGCTACATTCTTTAAAACCGAATGCAGGTACGACAAAAAACCGTAAGCGTTTGGGTCGTGGTGCTGCAACGGGTCAAGGAAAGACAGCTGGCCGTGGACAAGATGGTCAAAAATCTCGTTCAGGCGGTAGTGTAAGAGTTGGTTTTGAAGGCGGTCAAATGCCTTTAGCAAGACGTTTGCCAAAACGTGGATTCAGTAATGCTCGTTTTATGAAGCATATTGAATCAGTCAACGTGAAAATGTTGAACCAATTCGAAGATGGCACAGAAGTAACACCAGCATTGTTAATTGAATCAGGATTGATCAATAAAATCGGTGATGGTGTTAAGGTATTAGGTCACGGCGAACTGGAAAAGAAATTGACAGTAAAAGCAAACCAATTCAGCAAGACAGCTGTTGAGAAAATCGAAGCTGCGGGTGGAAAGGCAGAGGTGATCTAG
- the rplR gene encoding 50S ribosomal protein L18, giving the protein MFKKIDKNKNRQKRHVRLRNKVQGTPERPRLNVFRSSKHIYAQLIDDASGKTIVSASTVEKDVKANLESTSNLDAAKRIGQLAAERALEKGVSVVVFDRGGFIYHGRVKALAEAAREAGLKF; this is encoded by the coding sequence GTGTTTAAAAAGATCGATAAAAATAAAAATCGTCAGAAAAGACATGTGCGTCTAAGAAATAAGGTCCAAGGAACTCCTGAACGTCCACGTTTGAACGTATTTAGAAGCTCTAAGCATATTTACGCTCAACTTATTGATGATGCTTCTGGCAAGACAATTGTTTCAGCATCAACAGTAGAGAAAGATGTAAAGGCTAATTTGGAAAGTACGTCTAATCTCGATGCAGCAAAGCGCATTGGCCAATTGGCGGCAGAACGCGCTTTGGAAAAAGGGGTTTCAGTAGTAGTATTTGATCGTGGTGGTTTTATCTATCATGGTCGTGTGAAAGCCCTCGCAGAAGCTGCTCGTGAGGCAGGACTAAAATTCTAA
- the rplW gene encoding 50S ribosomal protein L23 has product MRNPHDIIRKPVVTEQSMDAMALNKYTFVVEKTANKTEIKNAVETIFGVRVKKVNTMNMNGKIKRQGRYEGKRADWKKAIVELTEDSKSIEIFEGLE; this is encoded by the coding sequence ATGCGAAATCCACATGATATCATTCGAAAACCGGTAGTAACTGAACAAAGCATGGATGCAATGGCACTAAACAAATATACATTTGTTGTTGAAAAAACTGCAAACAAGACAGAGATCAAGAATGCAGTTGAAACAATTTTCGGTGTTCGTGTCAAAAAAGTAAACACAATGAACATGAATGGCAAAATCAAGCGACAAGGCCGATATGAAGGCAAGCGTGCAGATTGGAAAAAAGCCATCGTTGAGTTGACGGAAGACAGCAAGTCAATCGAGATTTTCGAAGGCCTTGAATAG